Proteins found in one Pyxidicoccus trucidator genomic segment:
- a CDS encoding sensor histidine kinase: protein MSRWLLIACLGIFLMAQTPVPSIEEARVEVHAEDLPVERALAPGGEGWRTVSMWRVAEGPAPFWIRTRVHVPPRAPGEPTPALALSLLGSWEAWWDGALLGRNGRVGRTPGEEVPGNVDLLLPLPPEHATPGPHLLVIRASAHHRGFQPIGMLYRLQVGEASQLARSRLLWLVPSLATLGAMVLMGLLHLARYFLERRSRATLLLGLLCLAASALLLLEAWRGLASYPYPLHIVRLWLLSAFVLAVAVLLPATLHVAFAEPRRAPWWGLLAVSLLGLLAVRGFDGRNALGLGLSLVVSLVIVVRARLRREPGAWAALGGLGFAMALYLLSPQDFPERGFFIAFGGLLLCLGGVHAHQLRRQQQRLDDATRASERLQLELLKRSIQPHFLMNTLGAVSEWVETEPTQAVRFIESLGAVYRHLLGVSGERSISLARELELCRAYLEVMGYRHGLTFTLEAPGVDGEATVPPAVLHTLLENAFTHNRYTAPVTFRLQEGRAGGRRRYTFSAPTGTRAAAGMGEGTGSRYLEARLNETFPGAWSLEAGPTEAGWTTVMEVPA, encoded by the coding sequence ATGTCTCGCTGGCTGCTCATCGCGTGCCTGGGAATCTTCCTCATGGCCCAGACGCCCGTTCCCTCGATTGAAGAGGCGCGGGTCGAGGTGCACGCGGAAGACCTCCCCGTGGAACGCGCCCTGGCTCCCGGCGGTGAAGGCTGGCGCACCGTGTCGATGTGGCGCGTCGCCGAGGGGCCAGCTCCCTTCTGGATTCGCACCCGCGTCCACGTCCCTCCGCGAGCACCCGGGGAGCCCACGCCCGCCCTGGCCCTTTCCCTGCTGGGCTCGTGGGAGGCCTGGTGGGACGGAGCGCTCCTGGGGCGCAACGGCCGCGTGGGACGCACGCCCGGGGAGGAGGTTCCGGGCAACGTGGACCTGCTGCTCCCCCTGCCACCGGAGCACGCCACCCCGGGCCCGCACCTGCTGGTGATACGGGCCTCGGCGCATCATCGGGGGTTCCAGCCCATCGGCATGCTCTACCGCCTCCAGGTGGGTGAGGCCTCACAGCTCGCCCGCTCCCGCCTGCTCTGGCTCGTGCCGTCCCTGGCCACGCTGGGGGCCATGGTGCTGATGGGGCTGCTCCACCTTGCGCGGTACTTCCTGGAGCGGCGCAGCCGCGCCACGCTGTTGCTGGGGCTGCTCTGCCTGGCCGCCTCGGCGCTGCTGCTCCTCGAAGCGTGGCGGGGGCTCGCGAGCTATCCCTACCCACTGCACATCGTCCGGCTCTGGCTCCTGTCCGCCTTCGTGTTGGCCGTGGCCGTCCTCCTGCCGGCCACCCTGCACGTGGCCTTCGCCGAGCCGCGCCGAGCCCCCTGGTGGGGGCTGCTGGCGGTGAGCCTGCTCGGCCTCCTGGCGGTCCGGGGCTTCGATGGCAGGAACGCCCTGGGCCTGGGGCTCTCCCTGGTCGTGTCCCTGGTCATCGTGGTGCGCGCCAGGCTTCGGCGTGAACCCGGCGCATGGGCGGCCCTGGGGGGACTGGGCTTCGCGATGGCGCTCTACCTCCTGTCGCCCCAGGACTTTCCCGAGCGCGGCTTCTTCATCGCCTTCGGAGGACTGCTGCTGTGCCTGGGAGGCGTGCATGCCCACCAGCTCCGCCGCCAGCAACAGCGCCTGGACGACGCCACGCGCGCGTCGGAGCGCCTCCAACTGGAGCTGCTCAAACGCAGCATCCAGCCCCACTTCCTGATGAACACCCTGGGCGCCGTGAGTGAGTGGGTGGAGACGGAGCCCACCCAGGCCGTGCGCTTCATCGAGTCGCTGGGCGCCGTGTACCGGCACCTCCTCGGCGTGTCGGGCGAGCGGAGCATCTCCCTGGCCCGGGAACTGGAGCTGTGTCGCGCCTACCTGGAGGTCATGGGCTACCGCCATGGTCTCACCTTCACGCTGGAGGCCCCGGGCGTGGATGGCGAAGCGACGGTGCCGCCTGCCGTGCTCCACACCCTGCTGGAGAATGCCTTCACCCACAACCGCTACACCGCGCCGGTGACCTTCCGCCTCCAGGAAGGGCGTGCGGGAGGCCGACGGCGCTACACCTTCAGCGCGCCGACCGGCACGCGTGCGGCTGCGGGCATGGGGGAGGGCACGGGAAGCCGTTACCTCGAAGCGCGGCTGAACGAGACCTTCCCTGGCGCGTGGAGCCTGGAGGCCGGGCCCACGGAGGCGGGGTGGACCACGGTGATGGAGGTTCCCGCATGA
- a CDS encoding alpha/beta fold hydrolase yields MRALLLFTLLTPFVLAHAADLRLEPHTFRARDGRTVETELGHLTVPVRHARPEGASLTLRFVRFKSTNPKPGAPIVYLAGGPGGSGIDAARGVRHDLFLALREVADVIALDQRGTGQSTFHPELGHPWSVPLDQPVDEALLTATLKKATTEAAQAWTAAGVDLGAYTTVESAEDLESLREALGVPRLNLWGISYGTHLGLAYLRHHADKVDHAILAGVEGPDDTWKRPAQAEALLDRWDALLRAREPKGKGLRVRLRTLMDALGRGPRTVKFTDDKTGTERTWIATRFDLQRATFESLRDPATFERFLTLLPVLEAGHFEAMAPFASDLRRGELGPMSLAMDAASGISPARSARIAREARTALLGGAVNAGVAEAAWAPGVVDLGEGFRGPLKAQVSVLMISGTLDGRTPPDNAEALRPGLSRAVHLVLEGAGHDGLFQSDPRILERMKAFLRGEKLTDARLQVTGAR; encoded by the coding sequence ATGCGAGCCCTGCTGCTCTTCACCCTGCTCACCCCCTTCGTCCTGGCGCATGCCGCGGACCTTCGATTGGAGCCCCACACCTTCCGCGCCAGGGATGGTCGGACAGTGGAGACCGAGCTGGGCCACCTGACCGTCCCCGTGCGACACGCCCGGCCCGAGGGCGCCTCGCTCACTCTGCGCTTCGTCCGCTTCAAGAGCACGAACCCGAAGCCGGGAGCGCCCATCGTCTATCTCGCGGGCGGACCGGGCGGCTCGGGCATCGATGCCGCGAGAGGCGTCCGCCATGACCTCTTCCTGGCGCTTCGCGAGGTGGCGGACGTCATCGCCCTGGACCAGCGAGGCACGGGGCAGTCCACCTTCCACCCCGAGCTGGGCCACCCCTGGTCGGTCCCACTGGACCAGCCGGTGGATGAGGCGCTGCTGACCGCGACGCTGAAGAAGGCCACCACCGAGGCCGCGCAGGCGTGGACCGCCGCGGGCGTGGACCTGGGCGCCTACACCACGGTGGAGAGCGCCGAGGACCTGGAGTCCCTTCGCGAGGCCCTGGGCGTGCCCCGCTTGAACCTCTGGGGCATCAGCTACGGGACGCACCTGGGACTGGCGTACCTGCGGCACCATGCGGACAAGGTGGACCACGCCATCCTGGCCGGAGTGGAGGGGCCGGACGACACCTGGAAGCGGCCCGCCCAGGCCGAGGCGCTGCTGGACCGCTGGGACGCGCTGCTGCGCGCCCGGGAGCCGAAGGGCAAGGGACTCAGGGTCCGGCTGCGGACCCTGATGGATGCGCTGGGGCGCGGTCCGCGCACCGTGAAGTTCACGGATGACAAGACGGGCACCGAGCGGACGTGGATTGCAACCCGGTTCGACCTGCAGCGGGCCACGTTCGAGTCACTGCGAGACCCGGCCACCTTCGAGCGCTTCCTGACGCTGCTCCCCGTGCTGGAGGCGGGACACTTCGAGGCGATGGCCCCCTTCGCGTCGGACCTCCGAAGAGGAGAGCTGGGGCCCATGTCGTTGGCCATGGATGCCGCGTCCGGAATCAGCCCTGCTCGCAGCGCCCGGATTGCCCGTGAGGCACGCACGGCCCTGCTGGGGGGAGCGGTCAACGCGGGCGTGGCGGAGGCCGCCTGGGCTCCCGGGGTGGTGGACCTGGGCGAGGGCTTCCGGGGCCCGCTGAAGGCGCAGGTCTCCGTGTTGATGATCAGCGGCACACTGGATGGCCGCACGCCTCCCGACAACGCGGAGGCGCTGCGCCCCGGGCTGTCCAGGGCCGTGCACCTGGTGCTGGAGGGGGCGGGCCATGACGGCCTCTTCCAGTCGGACCCGCGCATCCTGGAGCGCATGAAGGCCTTCCTCCGGGGCGAGAAGCTGACCGATGCGCGCCTCCAGGTAACGGGCGCGCGCTGA
- a CDS encoding LytR/AlgR family response regulator transcription factor produces the protein MKVLIVEDEPLAARRLARLSQELLGPGVPPPLVRDSLADAREVLAGRTVDLMLLDLNLAGEDGFRLLEEAAAGSFHTVVVSANTDQALRAFELGVLDFVAKPYTRERLATALTRVQGRAAAPLRTLAVRKGGSILRVPLETVAYIQGAGDYAELVLRAGGTELSEKSLDRLEVLLPSDFVRIHRSYLVPLQDVARLWTQEGSRTSVELKAGTRLPVGRSRVKALKERLEPTSVDSGMPPRK, from the coding sequence ATGAAGGTGCTCATCGTGGAGGACGAGCCCCTGGCGGCCCGGCGCCTGGCGCGACTCAGCCAGGAACTGCTGGGCCCGGGCGTGCCGCCGCCCCTCGTGCGCGACAGCCTCGCGGACGCGCGAGAGGTGCTGGCCGGACGCACCGTGGACCTGATGCTGCTGGACCTGAACCTCGCGGGGGAGGACGGCTTCCGACTGCTGGAAGAGGCGGCGGCGGGTTCCTTCCACACGGTGGTGGTTTCAGCGAACACGGACCAGGCCCTGCGCGCCTTCGAACTCGGGGTGCTGGACTTCGTGGCCAAGCCCTACACGCGCGAGCGGCTGGCCACGGCCCTCACGCGCGTCCAGGGCCGTGCCGCGGCACCGCTGCGGACCCTGGCCGTGCGCAAGGGCGGAAGCATCCTCCGCGTGCCGCTGGAGACCGTGGCCTACATCCAGGGGGCCGGGGACTACGCGGAATTGGTGCTGCGCGCTGGTGGCACCGAGTTGAGCGAGAAGAGCCTGGACCGACTGGAGGTCCTGCTCCCCTCGGACTTCGTGCGCATCCACCGCTCCTATCTGGTCCCCCTCCAGGACGTGGCCCGCTTGTGGACTCAAGAAGGCTCACGCACGTCCGTGGAGCTGAAGGCGGGCACGCGGCTTCCCGTGGGCCGAAGCCGCGTGAAGGCACTCAAGGAGCGGTTGGAGCCCACGTCCGTGGACTCCGGGATGCCGCCACGGAAGTAG